One Candidatus Lernaella stagnicola genomic window, ACACGGACGCCTTTGCACCGGAGAAAGAACCGGTCTGGTACGATTTTGAGGACTTGTTTCCGGTCATGGATGATGACGACGACGACAACGACGATGACAACGATGTCTTTATCGACGACGACGATGATGATGACGACGATAGTTTTGACGATGTGGAAAACAGTGATGATGACGCGGCAGATGATGATAATGATGGCCGCGCGCATGGAGGTTGTTTCTAACTATGGCGAAAAAACGTTTGTTGTTGGTACTCCCGAGCCACTTCGGCCGGGACGGCGAATTGATCACCGTGAAGAAAGCTTCCCTCAACCTGAATTTGAGTTTGGTGACTGTAGCGGGATTGACGCCCAGTGAGTATTTCGACATCGAAATCATGAACGATTACGTGCACCCTGTGGACACCTCTACACCGGCCGACCTCGTGGCGATTTCCACGCTGACGACCACGGCGGAGCGAGCCTACGAACTGGCCGACGGTTTTCGGGCGCACGGCGTGACGGTCGTTCTGGGCGGTTATCACGTGTGGGCTTTTCCCGACGAGGCCGCGGCGCACGCCGACTCGATATGCATCGGCGAGGCGGAGATGGTTTGGCCCGAGGCCGTCGATGATTTTCTGCGCGGAGCCTTGAAGCCGAAATACGTGGCAGACGGGCCTGCGTCACTGGCCGGTCAGCCGGTGCCGCGTTACGACTTGATCAACAAGCAGGACTACAAAATCGAAGTGTATCCGGTCGAATCCTCGCGCGGTTGTCCGCTGAATTGCGACTACTGCGCGGTGACCGCCTATCACGGCGGGCGGCATCGCTTGAAACCGGTGGCGGACGTCGTGCGCAACATCAAGTCGACCGGCAGCCGTTTCATCGCCTTCACGGACGACAACATCATCGCGCAACGCGACTACGCGCGAGAGTTGTTCAAGGCGCTCATACCTCTGGATATTCGATGGATGTGTCAGAGCACGATGTACATGGCCGACGATGCGGAGTTGATCGACCTGGCGGTGCGAGCGGGGCTGCGGTTCTCGTGGATGGGCATTGAGTCGATCAATCCGGCGGCGTTGGCCGAGGTGCATCGGCGCATCAATCAGGTGGAGGAATTCGAGCGGCGCATCGAAGAGTTCAACCGTCGCGGCGTGCTGGTTGGGGCGAACATCATCTTCGGTTTCGACCAGGATGTTCCGGAGTCGTTCGACGCGACGTACGAATTTTTGGTGCGTAACAAGGTGTTCCCGTTTTTGTATATTTTGACGCCGGTTCCGGGTACCAAACTATTTCAGCGCATGGAGGCCGAGGGGCGCTTGTTGCACCGGAAGTGGTCGCGCTATACGGGATACGAGACGGTTTTCAAGCCGAAGAATCTAACGCCGGAACAGCTCGACGATTTGTACTTCGAGACGCTGGCGCGACTTTTCACCTTGCGCCACAATTTCAATCGCTCCCTGTCGAAGATACGCTTGCGAAACCTAAAGGAAGATTTCTTCGTTCAGTTGGGGGCGTTCGTCGTCGGCAGTCAGGTCGGCTACGCGGCGCGGCACCGCATTCCCGACTACTGGTAAGCGCCCGGCTTAGTAGTAGGGCAATATTCCCTTTTTGAGGTTGTGACGAACCGCCAGGCTGTTAGCGGCCACGGCGACCTGCGTCATGAACGAGCCCCACGGTTGGCGCCAATTAAGCATTTTGACAAAGCGCTTGGCGATGAAACTCGACGAGTAGCATCTCATGTAAAACTTCATGAAATGGCTGTCGAGTTCGGCGGGCGTGAAATTCTTCGGCTTGAAGACCGTTTGATAGGACGTGTATCGCCAGAAGTCTTTGTGCAACAGGCTACCGTCGGCATTCATTCGATCATACAGCCGTGTTCCCGGGTACGGCGTGATGATGTAGGGGTTGACCATGAACCGATGCTTTTCGACGAAGTGGTAGGTTTTCTCAAAGGTCGCGGGCGTGTCGTTGGCAAAACCGAACATGAGGTTGGCGCACACGGTGATGCCGTATTTCTGGAACAGTTTTGTCTTGGCGACGTAATCCTCCACCTTGTTCACGTTTTTCTTCCCGACGGCCGCGAGGTTCTCGGGGTCCAAGGTTTCAATGCCGATTACGGCGTATCGGAATCCGCTGCGCGCCGCCAGCGCGAGCACTCGTTCGTCATCGGCCAGCCGGATGGAAACCTGACTCATCCAGAAAATCTTCAGTGGAATCAGCGCCTGGAAAAGTTCGGCGGAGTAATCGAGACGTCCGGCAATGTTGTCGTCGACGAAGCCGATGAAACGGCTGCCGGTCGCCTTGATATCGCGCGCCACATCGGCGGGCGGCCGCAAGCGATATTTGTGACCGTAAAACGTCGTGACGCTACAATATTCGCAATTGTACGGGCAGCCGCGGGACGCCTCGGCGGGTAAGACGTCGTTGAGGTACTTCTTCTTGTCGATCAGGTCGAAGCGCGGCAGGGGTTGTTGGTCCATGTCGCACAAGCGGTCGGCCTGGTAGCGCGGCTTGAGGTTTCCCGCCGCCGCATCGGCCAGAACGTCTTTCCAAATAAGTTCGGCTTCGCCGCAGACAAGCGCGTCGGCTTTTTCCTGCGCTTCTTCGGGGAAGAGCGTCGGATGAAAACCGCCCAGCACGACTTTCTTGCCGCGAGCCCGGAATTGTTCGGCGATTTCGTAGCCGCGCCGTGAATGCAGAGTGGTCGTCGTGATGCCCACCAAATCGTAATCGCCGTCGTAGTTGATTTTGTCCGTATAGTCGTTGGCGACTTCGATTTCCCAATCCGACGGCGTGAGGCCGGCGAGCAGATAAACCGACAGGGGAATGAGAAACGCCTTTTTGCGGCGCAAAGGCGTGCCGTCATCCTGCAATTGCGAAGGGCTGACCAGCAGGAGTTTCATGAGGTTGTCTCCCGGTAAGATTTCAAAATCGTCCAAGCCTCATCACGATAGCAAAAAGCGGCACGCGTGAGAATGCGCAAAAGCGTTCAACGCAAACGAGCGGGCGCCGGCGATTTCCGGGCGACTACATGTCGCGGGCGCGCGGCGGTTTCGCAAAACGGTCGAAGGCCGTGTAGACGCAGGGAATCAGATACAGCGTAAAGAAGGTTGAGACCAAGACGCCGCCGATGGTGACCATGGCGATGGCGGCGCGGAACTCGGCGCCGCTGCCCATGATCTGCGGCGTCAGGCTGATGGCGATGGCGCTGTTCATCATGATGATCGGGCGCAGGCGTTCGCCGGCAGCTTCAACCAGCGCCTCTCGCACGGCAAGGCCTTCGAGTCGAAACTGCGTGACGCGGTCCAAGATTAGAATCGCGTTGTTGACCACGATGCCCACGAGCATGACCACGGCCATCAAGCTCATCATGTTGAGCGATATGCCCGAGAGGAACAGCGCCAGCGAGACGCCGATCAATCCGAGGGGCAGGGTCAGCATGATGGTGATGGGGTGGATGAAACTTTCGAGCACCGCGGCCAGCACCATGTAGGTCAGGATGATGGCTAGAATCAACGCTTCGAAAATGTACTGGAAGGTTTCGGCCATGAACTCGGACTGGCCGGCGAAGTGAAGCAGGTAGCCGGGTTCGATGTCGATGTTCTTGGCGATCAACGTCTCCAGAGCGGACTGTCTATCGCCGAGGGTGCCCGATCCGACGTTGGCGTTAACGGTGACCATCCGGCGTTTGTTCTTGCGGTTGATCTCCGTTTCAGCGGTGCTGAAACTGAAATCGCCCAATTGAGACAGCGGAATGTAGTCGTCGCCGATACGCAGGAACATTTCTTCAAAGTCGGAGGCGACCCGTCGCTGATCTTGCTGGAGCTGCACGCGAATATCGTACTCCTCGTCGCTTTCCTTGTAGCGTGTCTTTACCTCGCCTTCGAAGGCGAGGCGCAAAACCTGCCCGACCATGGCCGTGTTCACGCCGTAGGCCGCCATCTGTTCGCGGTCGGGGACAAAGGTCAGTTCGGGCTTGCCGGTGACGTAATCCGAACGGATATCCACCAAGCCGTCGACTTGACGCATCTGCGCCATGAGTTGCTCGGCGTAGTCGTTGATTTTTGCCAGGTCTTCGCCGATCACCTGGACCTGCAGTCCCTGGCCCGGGCCGTGGGTGCTGAGGCCAACCGAAATCTCCGCGGCGGGAATCCCGGCCAAGTACGGGCGGGCGCGGTCGACGATTTGCTTGGCCGATAGGTCGCGTTCGGAGCTGTCGATCAGCTTGAAGACAATGTTCCCTTCCTCCACGCCTCTGGTGGTGCCTCCGATCGACTGCAATCCCGCCTCGATATATTGGCCGAATTGCTCGGTCATGCGTTTGTCGATTTCCTGAAAGACTTCGTCGCTTTTGCGCAGGCTGGTGCCGGCGGGCAACTTGACCGACACGCTGACGACGTTCTGATCGGACTGCGGAAAGAGTTCGGACCCGACGAAGCCGAAAAGCATAACGCCGCCGAAGAACGCAACCACCGCCGTGAGTACAATCACCCAACGATGGCGCAGGCTCCAGGCAATGCTGCGTTTGTACTCGCCGGCCAGGCTCGCATAGCCCTTATCCCACGCGTCGCCGAACTTTTTGACGGCGCCAAGTTCGTGCTTTTTGCCGCCTTGGCGGAAAAACGCCGCCGCGAGCATCGGTACGAGGGTGAAGCACATGAACAGTGAGAAGAGGGTCGCGAAAACGACCGTCAAGCCGAACTGCTTGAAGAATTGACCGATGATGCCTTGCATGAACGCGATCGGCGTGAACACAACCAGGTTCGTGGCGGTCGAAGCGATGACCGCAATGGCGACGCGGGTGGTACCGTTGATCGCCGCTTCATCTGCCGGCTCGCCGCGGGCGATATGCAGGCTGATGCTTTCCAGCACGACGATCGCGTTGGCTACCAGCACGCCGACGCTGACGCCCAGGCCCATCAGAGAAATAACATTGAGGGTGAAGCCGGCGAACATCATCGGCATGAAGGTGCCGATAATCGCGGCCGGAATCGAAATCGAGGCGATGAAAGTGGCGCGGATGTCGTGCAAAAACAGCCAGAGCAGCCCGGCAGTCAGCAGAATGCCGAGCAGAATACTGGTCGTGGCGTCGCGAACCGAGTCGACGATGTACTCAGCCGAATCCTGTACCGTTTCGATTTTGATGTCGCTGGGCAAGATTTCTTGCAAGGCGGCAACTTCTTTTTGAATATTGGCCGAAATCGCCACCGTGTTGCCTTCTGATTTTTTCTGGATTTCGAGGCTGACGGCTTCACGCCCGGCATATCGGGCTTGGGTGCGGGGTTCGGCGTAGGTGTCGATGACTTCCGCGACGTCGCGTACGTAAACCTGCGTGCCGTGGGGCGTGGGGACCAGTACGTCGCGGATCTGGTCGAGGTTGGCGTATTTCGCCTGCAAGCGCAGGGAAAGTTCGTTCTGAGTGGAAATGATGCGGCCGACGGGGAAGTCGACGTTCTCGGCCGTCACCGCCATCAGCACATCGGCAACCGAAAGGCCGTAGGCGCGCAGGGCGTAGCGGTCGAGCGCCACGCGGATTTCCCGTTCGCGTCCACCGACGATGTCCACCGACGAGACGCCCTCGATCTTGGCGAGTTGGTCTTTGATCTTCTCGTCGGCGATACGGTAGGTTTCTTCCAACGAGCGCGGGCTGCTGACCGCGAGCTGCATGATCGGCTCGTCGGTCGGGTTGAATTTGAACACCGCGGGCGGCTCGGCGTCATCGGGCAATTCGGCGCGAATGCGCTCGATCTTATCTTTCACCTCGATGGCCTTGAGGTCTTCGTCGGCGCCCAACTCAAACTCGAGAAAGATAAACGAAAGGTTTTCCGAACTTCGCGATTGCATGCGCTCGAGGTTGGAAACCGAGAACACTTCGTCCTCGATTCTCTGGGTGATCTGACTTTCGACCTCTTTGGGACCGGCGCCGGGGTAGATCGTCTGAATCATCACGAAGGGGAATTCGATTTCCGGCATCAGCTCTTGCGCCAGGTCTCGATAGCCACGGAAACCGACGACGACGAAGAGCATGATCATCATCGTGGTAAGTACAGGACGGCGGACAGCCAGCTTGGCGAGGAACATGGATGCGTCTCCTTAGAGCTGCTCGACGACCTTGTGGATTTGCACTTTCTCGCCGCCGGACAAGAGGTTGGCGCCCCAAACGACAACCTGTTCTCCGGCCTGCAAGCCGTCTTCCACCACAACCATCTTATTATTGTGCGGACCGATGACGATCGGCCGCTTCTCCGCTTTGTTCTCACCGCCGACGACGAATACGAAATATCCCTTGGCATCGGTGTGCAGGGCGTCAGACGGGACTTGCAGCGCGTTTTCTTGGAAGTCGGTGCGAATCTTCACGCGTTGCAGGGTTCCCGGGGGCAGGAGGCCGTTGGAATCGAGAATGGCCTCCACCAAAAACAGCCGCGTCTTGGGATCGGCCGACAGGCTCACGCAGCAGACCTGGCCCGACGCAAGTTCGTTATCCCCGTTTTCAACGACCATGGCTACTTGCCCGGCCGCGATTTTTTTGATGTCTGAACTGGATACGTCCATCTTCACGCGGGCCTGATCCGTCTTGGCGACGACGGCCAGCGTCTCGCCCGGTTCGACCTTTTGCCCGGCCCGCACGCGCACGTCAGTCACCACGCCCGCAATCGGCGTTTTAAGCGTTAGCGAAGCGGCCGCGTCGCGCGACACCGCCCGGGCGGTGTCCATGGCCAGGCGCGCTCGATCGAGTTGGCTGTCGCTGAGCGCGCCCGCTTCGTGCAAGGGCTGAAGGCGGTCGAATTCCCGCTTGGCCGTCTCGTACTGCAAACGCGCCCCTTCGCGCGCGGCATACGATTGCGTCGACGACAAGGCATCCAACGAAACGATCGCGCGCCCTGCGCCGACTTTTTGCCCCTGTTGCACGTGCACCGTGCGGATCCGAGCGGGCATGTTGGCGTAAATCGACGCCTGGTTGATGCCTTCGAGGGCGCCTGTCTTCTCCAACCACTTCTCGAACGTGGCGTTTTGGATGGCATAAACGTCTACGGGAACGCCATCGGCGCGGCGCACGTCATCGATACTCGGCGTTTTCTCACCCTTACCGGCGGTGAAGAAGCGAAAAGCAATCAAACCGGCGAGGCCGAGAACAATAATCGCAATGATGATGTTGCGAAGTTTCATCGCGTGGGATCCTCTTGTTTATTCTCCCATCGCTCGCTGCAAGCGGGCGCGGGCGTCATTCAGATCAAATAGCGTCGCGGCCAAACCGAGTTTGGCCCGATTCAAATTATTGCGTGCGTCGGTCACTTCCAATCGCGTACCGAGTCCGTTTTCGAAACGAAGCTGCGCCAAGTGGTTGGCTTCGGCGGCCACTTCCACGGCTTTCATGTTCGCGGCGACCATTGCTTCAGTGGTGCGAATTTGTTTTGCCAAACTCGTCACTTCCAATTTAATTCCGCGCGTTGCCTGAGCGATTTGCAGGCGGGACGTCTGCCGTTTGGCGGCCATCTGCTTCATCCGGCCGTAAGCGCGCAATCCGTCGAAAAGCGGGACATACAACTGCACGCCGAAATTGAGCGACGGCTGGAAACCGTCGGAGGCGTCGCCGGGCTCATCCTCGGGCCAGATTTGCTTATCGGAACCACCCGATTGGGCGTAGGTTGCGTTAGCCGTGAGGGTGGGCAGGTAGAGCGCGCGGGCGATCTTGTGCGAATAATCGTACATGTCTTTTTGCAGGCTCAAGGCGCGCAATTCCGGGCGCTGCAGAACCGCGCGGCGCACGAATTCAGAGACATCGCCTTCAAGCGACTCGAATTTCAATTCGCCGACAATGGATACCGTGCGATCCAGCGGCTCACCGATGACATGCAGCAAGGCCTGCTTCGCGGTTTCGAGGTTGCGCTCGGCGGCCATTACGGTGGGCTCGGCCATCGCCAGTTCCGACTCGACGATCAGCAGATCGAAGCGGCTCATCACGCCTTGCTTCGCCTTGTTGCGTACCACGTCGTACGTTTCTTTGGTTAGCTTCAGGTTTGACTCGGCGACACTCAGCGCCTCTTGCGCGAAAAGCACGGTCAAAAACGACTGGCGGGTTTGCAGCGCCACATCCTTGACCGCCAACTGCTTGTTTTCGCGCGCGATCTTCTTAAAGACCGATCCTAAGCGAATGGCATTGCTCACCTTGCCGAAGGTGAACAGATTCTGCTCGGCCATGAGGCGGAAATCCCACTCGTGCTGGGAATTGAAATACTGCTTTGATTTTTCCAGCGGCGGCGCGCCCATTTGCGCCAACAGCGGATTGAAGGCCGTCATATCGACTTCGGAAAAACGTCGCTCGAGATGGCGCGTGTAACCGACCACGCCGCTGATCTGCGGGAAGGCGTCGGCGGCGTATTCCCGATACGTGCCCTTGGCTTCGTTAATCGACTCATCAGCGATGCGCACCGATTCGTTATGGGATAGGGCCAGCTCAACGGCTTTTTCGATGGTCAGGCGCAAGGGGAGGAGGTCATTCTCCGCCGCCCGTGCCGCATCGACGGCCAAGGCCGCCAAGATGGCGCATACACTCAAGCAGGCGAACCAGAAACGGCCTCCATGATGCATCATATCTTGTTTCTCCCGTTTGGCTGCAATCGGCATAGCATATAAAAACCAGGCTTCAAGTCAAGGGTTTCAATACCAAATGGTACGGTTATGTCCACAATAAATATCGATTGCTTGCGCCTCATCTGGTCAGGGGAGGGGCAAGCAATAAACCGAACGCGAAAAATGACGCTTTAGCTTCCAAAAATCAAGCGGTTACCAGACTTTTGGCAAAGTTTTTTATTGCGTCGCAATCTCCAACTGTCAAGAAATGCGCGCCATGTAAAGCATAACTATTCGACAAGAAGCGAATCTTGCGAATATTTCCGGAACGGTAAAGGAGCGTCGGGCGGTTACCGAAGCATGGCCGGATTGGTCACTGGGGGGGCGATAGACCGGCACATCCACTCTTGCTCCTGTGCGAAGCAGCGAACGGTTCCGTCGATATCGGTGCGCCAAATCTCTGTCCCGCGTCGACGCAACGACTGCATAACACTCGGCGCGGGAAACCTATATCGGTTTTGGAAACCGACCGGTATTAGCGCGAGCCGCGGGGAGACGGCGTCCAAAAAAGCCGGTGTGCTGCTGCTGGGCGAGCCGTGGTGGCCCACTTGTAGCATCTCGACATCCAAGTCGGCGCCACCGGCGAGTATGTGGGATTCAGCGGACCGCTCCATATCGCCGGTTACCAATAGGTTGCGCGGTCCTGCGGCAATTCGCAGAGCGAGCGAGCGGTCGTTTGCTCTCCACGCCAAAGGCGGCTCTTCCGGCGGATTGAGTACGTCTACTTGCAGCCTGTCGAATCTGAATGACTCGCCGGCTTTCAGTTCCCGCACCGGAATTTGCTTTTCCCGAGCCCGCGCGAGCAACCACAGGTAGTCTCCCGCGTTTTCGGCCGCAAAGGGTCGCGCCGCCGTCCAGATCTCTCCAACGCGGAGGTTCTCCAAGACCGCGTGCAAGCCAAGGCAATGATCGGGGTCGGCATGCGTGACGACCAGGACGTCGACGGCTGGTACGCGTTCGGCCAACAGATAGGGCAGCACGAGTCGCCCGCGCGGGTCGTAGCCGCCGTCAATCAGGAGGTGACGCCCGCCCGCGGTGCGTACATGCAGCGACATGCCTTGGCCGACGTCGATCATCGTCACTTGGGTTTGCGCCGGGAAACGGTGCGCGAGGCGTGGCGTGAATATCAGACTTACCGTGAGGACCGCCGCCGTCGCCCACGCGGCCCGCCGAATCCAACGCCGCGACCAATACGGTACCGACACGAAAAGAAGCACAAGCAAGGCAAGTTCAATCACCGTGGGCCGACCAAGGTACCTCTCGCCCCCGCCGAGGGCGTCGATGAGCAGCGCGACTCCCCATACCTGATCGGCGGCAAGCGCGGCGACCGCCCACAGCCAGCCTGTAACCGCCGGGGCCAACCAAGCCGCGGCACTCCCGGCCAGAAGCGGGGGAATAACCAAAGAAGTGTAGATCGGCAAGGCGACCAGGTTGGCGACCAGCGCGCCGGGGGCGATCGTGCCGAAGTGCCAAAGGGAAATCGGCACCGTGGCCAGGAACGCGGCGGCGGACATGACAAGTCCCCGCACCAACCAGCGACGTGCGGGCGAAAGTAATGGCCGCGGGGCAACTTCTTCCTCGAACGTTTTGAGTTCGGAAAGCTTGCGGCCCAGACCCGCCCAGTGAATCATGCCCGCGACCGCCGCGAAGCTGTACTGGAAGCCGGCTTGCCAAAGAGCGCCCGGATACACGGTCAGCACGACGCAGGCTGCCGCCGCGAGGGCGATAAGCGGGTCACGACGCCGGCCTACGTATAAGGCGAGCATCGCAATGACGAACATGACGCAGGCCCGCAGAACGCTGGTGCTCGCGCCCGCTAACGCCGTGTACAACAACGCCACGGGAAGCGCGAAAAGAACGGCGAGACGGCCCGGGTGAAAGCGGTGGCCCAGCGCCGGAAAACGGCTGAACGCGAACCAAAGAAGAAGAAAAACCAAGCCGGCGACGGCCGAAATGTGCAGGCCCGACACGACCAACACGTGCCCGATCCCCGCGCGACGGTATGACTCGCGAATGTCGGGCCGAAGCAGCGCTTTCTCACCGAGGACCAGCGCTCGCGCCAAGGCCCCTGTTTCCGCCGGAGCCGCCGCCGCCCGTTGCCGAACCTTTTCGCGTATGGCCTCCAACAAGGAATGAAAAGTAATTCCTTCCGAGGCGATTTGCCGGATCGAATTGGCGCTGTACAGGCGGCCGCGTAGATAGATTCCCTGCGTGATCTCGCCCCAATCCCATCGGTAGACGCCGGGCGTGCGGGGCGACGCGATGTATTCGAGGCGCGTGCGCAGGCGGACTGTCGCGCCGCATTCGACGGGTGGCAGGGTGTGACGAAAGTGGATGCGCACCTTACCCGCGGCGGTCGTCCAGCTATCGTCGTCGGCGATGATTTTGTGTGCCTTCAAAACGAAGGAGCCGCCGCCGTCGTTGTTCATCAGCGGTGGATCGAACATCGCCCCTTCGATAGTGACCATGCCGGTGTGAACCCAATGAGCGAGGTGGTTTGCCGGAAGCTTAGGCCGAACCACGCCATCAATGCGCCATAGGCCCAGTGCGAAGGCGAGGAGTGCCAACGCGGCGATTCCCGCGATCCTCCGGTTTCGTTTCCACGCCAGCAGTAAGAGGATTCCAGCAGCCGCGACCGCGACAACGGCGAGAATCACGGCGTGCTCGAAGTAGCGACCCACGTACAAACCCAGCCCCAGAGCGAACGCGGCGGGAATCAGCGGGCGACGAATCATTCTCGGTTCAAGTGCTCGTGAATCGTTTGCGCGAGTTTCGGCCCGATCCCCGGCGCCCGGGTGAGTTCGTCCCGGGTGGCTTGGCGGATGCGTTTGACGCTGCCGAAGGTTTTCAGGAGGGCTTTTTGCTTGGCCTTACCCAAGCCCGGCACGGCGTCCAGCGCGCCGGCGACCATTTTCTTGGAGCGTAATTTTCGGTGGTATTCGATCGCGAACCGGTGCGCTTCGTCGCGCAGCCTTTGCAGCAAGTGCAGGGCGTTGCTGCCGGCAAGGAAGGTCACGGCATTTTTGCGGCCGGGCAGATAGACTTTGTCCTTCGGCGAAGTGTCGCCCGCGGCGAGGTTCTTGATTTTTGTGATCGCGGCCACCGGTTGAGCGGTGAGGCCGAGTTCCTTCAATACGGACACGGCCACACTCAAGTGGCCCTTGCCGCCGTCGATGAGCAGCAAGTCGGGTAGATCGCCGTCCCGCATGCCGCGCGCCAGGCGCCGTTGCAGCACTTCACGCATCATGGCGAAGTCGTCGGGTTCGTCTTTGGTGCGCACGCGGTAGTGCCGGTAGCCGGATTTGTCGGGCTCGCCCTGCGTGAAGCGAACTTGCGAACCCACGGCCAGCTTGCCCTGAACATTGGATATGTCGAAGCACTCAATGACGTCCGGCTGACGTGCCAGATGGAGTTTCTCGACGAGGCTTTGCAGCACTTCGGCCGGCGTGACCAGCGACGAACGCCGCGCGTCGAAGTGGCGTTTGGCGTTCTTGTGCGCCATGAGCACCCACTGGCGTCCCGCGCCGCGTTGGGCGGGGCGAACATCGATACGGTGGCCGGCAAGATCGGTCAACCATTCGGCAAGGAGGTCGGGGCCGCCCTCGGGCTCCAAGGGCAACAAAATCTGCTCGGGTAGGAAGTTGTCGCCGGAGTAATAGATGCCGATGAGTTGGCGGAGGATCTGGGCGTCGCTGTCCTCAATGTTCGTAAACGGATAGATGCGCTGGCCCGTAATCGCGCCGCTGCGAACGAATAACTGGCAAATCACGACAGCCGATCCCTCGCGGTATAAGCCGAACGCGTCGCGGTCGCCTTTGCCGTGGTGCACGATTCGCTGGCGCTCAAGTGATTTTTCGATTGCCGCGATGCGGTTGCGTGCGAGCGCGGCCTCT contains:
- a CDS encoding radical SAM protein, translating into MKLLLVSPSQLQDDGTPLRRKKAFLIPLSVYLLAGLTPSDWEIEVANDYTDKINYDGDYDLVGITTTTLHSRRGYEIAEQFRARGKKVVLGGFHPTLFPEEAQEKADALVCGEAELIWKDVLADAAAGNLKPRYQADRLCDMDQQPLPRFDLIDKKKYLNDVLPAEASRGCPYNCEYCSVTTFYGHKYRLRPPADVARDIKATGSRFIGFVDDNIAGRLDYSAELFQALIPLKIFWMSQVSIRLADDERVLALAARSGFRYAVIGIETLDPENLAAVGKKNVNKVEDYVAKTKLFQKYGITVCANLMFGFANDTPATFEKTYHFVEKHRFMVNPYIITPYPGTRLYDRMNADGSLLHKDFWRYTSYQTVFKPKNFTPAELDSHFMKFYMRCYSSSFIAKRFVKMLNWRQPWGSFMTQVAVAANSLAVRHNLKKGILPYY
- a CDS encoding efflux RND transporter periplasmic adaptor subunit; the protein is MKLRNIIIAIIVLGLAGLIAFRFFTAGKGEKTPSIDDVRRADGVPVDVYAIQNATFEKWLEKTGALEGINQASIYANMPARIRTVHVQQGQKVGAGRAIVSLDALSSTQSYAAREGARLQYETAKREFDRLQPLHEAGALSDSQLDRARLAMDTARAVSRDAAASLTLKTPIAGVVTDVRVRAGQKVEPGETLAVVAKTDQARVKMDVSSSDIKKIAAGQVAMVVENGDNELASGQVCCVSLSADPKTRLFLVEAILDSNGLLPPGTLQRVKIRTDFQENALQVPSDALHTDAKGYFVFVVGGENKAEKRPIVIGPHNNKMVVVEDGLQAGEQVVVWGANLLSGGEKVQIHKVVEQL
- a CDS encoding radical SAM protein, whose amino-acid sequence is MAKKRLLLVLPSHFGRDGELITVKKASLNLNLSLVTVAGLTPSEYFDIEIMNDYVHPVDTSTPADLVAISTLTTTAERAYELADGFRAHGVTVVLGGYHVWAFPDEAAAHADSICIGEAEMVWPEAVDDFLRGALKPKYVADGPASLAGQPVPRYDLINKQDYKIEVYPVESSRGCPLNCDYCAVTAYHGGRHRLKPVADVVRNIKSTGSRFIAFTDDNIIAQRDYARELFKALIPLDIRWMCQSTMYMADDAELIDLAVRAGLRFSWMGIESINPAALAEVHRRINQVEEFERRIEEFNRRGVLVGANIIFGFDQDVPESFDATYEFLVRNKVFPFLYILTPVPGTKLFQRMEAEGRLLHRKWSRYTGYETVFKPKNLTPEQLDDLYFETLARLFTLRHNFNRSLSKIRLRNLKEDFFVQLGAFVVGSQVGYAARHRIPDYW
- a CDS encoding efflux RND transporter permease subunit; the protein is MFLAKLAVRRPVLTTMMIMLFVVVGFRGYRDLAQELMPEIEFPFVMIQTIYPGAGPKEVESQITQRIEDEVFSVSNLERMQSRSSENLSFIFLEFELGADEDLKAIEVKDKIERIRAELPDDAEPPAVFKFNPTDEPIMQLAVSSPRSLEETYRIADEKIKDQLAKIEGVSSVDIVGGREREIRVALDRYALRAYGLSVADVLMAVTAENVDFPVGRIISTQNELSLRLQAKYANLDQIRDVLVPTPHGTQVYVRDVAEVIDTYAEPRTQARYAGREAVSLEIQKKSEGNTVAISANIQKEVAALQEILPSDIKIETVQDSAEYIVDSVRDATTSILLGILLTAGLLWLFLHDIRATFIASISIPAAIIGTFMPMMFAGFTLNVISLMGLGVSVGVLVANAIVVLESISLHIARGEPADEAAINGTTRVAIAVIASTATNLVVFTPIAFMQGIIGQFFKQFGLTVVFATLFSLFMCFTLVPMLAAAFFRQGGKKHELGAVKKFGDAWDKGYASLAGEYKRSIAWSLRHRWVIVLTAVVAFFGGVMLFGFVGSELFPQSDQNVVSVSVKLPAGTSLRKSDEVFQEIDKRMTEQFGQYIEAGLQSIGGTTRGVEEGNIVFKLIDSSERDLSAKQIVDRARPYLAGIPAAEISVGLSTHGPGQGLQVQVIGEDLAKINDYAEQLMAQMRQVDGLVDIRSDYVTGKPELTFVPDREQMAAYGVNTAMVGQVLRLAFEGEVKTRYKESDEEYDIRVQLQQDQRRVASDFEEMFLRIGDDYIPLSQLGDFSFSTAETEINRKNKRRMVTVNANVGSGTLGDRQSALETLIAKNIDIEPGYLLHFAGQSEFMAETFQYIFEALILAIILTYMVLAAVLESFIHPITIMLTLPLGLIGVSLALFLSGISLNMMSLMAVVMLVGIVVNNAILILDRVTQFRLEGLAVREALVEAAGERLRPIIMMNSAIAISLTPQIMGSGAEFRAAIAMVTIGGVLVSTFFTLYLIPCVYTAFDRFAKPPRARDM
- a CDS encoding TolC family protein; the protein is MMHHGGRFWFACLSVCAILAALAVDAARAAENDLLPLRLTIEKAVELALSHNESVRIADESINEAKGTYREYAADAFPQISGVVGYTRHLERRFSEVDMTAFNPLLAQMGAPPLEKSKQYFNSQHEWDFRLMAEQNLFTFGKVSNAIRLGSVFKKIARENKQLAVKDVALQTRQSFLTVLFAQEALSVAESNLKLTKETYDVVRNKAKQGVMSRFDLLIVESELAMAEPTVMAAERNLETAKQALLHVIGEPLDRTVSIVGELKFESLEGDVSEFVRRAVLQRPELRALSLQKDMYDYSHKIARALYLPTLTANATYAQSGGSDKQIWPEDEPGDASDGFQPSLNFGVQLYVPLFDGLRAYGRMKQMAAKRQTSRLQIAQATRGIKLEVTSLAKQIRTTEAMVAANMKAVEVAAEANHLAQLRFENGLGTRLEVTDARNNLNRAKLGLAATLFDLNDARARLQRAMGE